Proteins found in one Gadus macrocephalus chromosome 23, ASM3116895v1 genomic segment:
- the zgc:163022 gene encoding putative ferric-chelate reductase 1 isoform X2 → MDRGRVREPQRHRVPVLFTFIVLFATFVESYSRFWVSVRSPILIHSGASPNITPTAEVTTASVSSGSSTPSTLSISSAGCGRTKVCFSEPLNCDPAVDPGCHFMSASVSGLKAEAEAEAHFELKSRGPGYISFGFSQDQNMGNDDIYICGLDARGLVRVQHAYSTGRQKPKTLDLGNVSRVLGSLQDGVISCSFTSINPISTQEGQTGFDAPYYLLFAYGSSTDGEIGYHSGRFSSSEKLTISEYKQVGAAGSPQSIRAHGALMLIAWMTTASLGMMVARYLKGLAKSHSPFGKAVWFLAHVSLMSLTVILTLIAFIVIFSYVRGWSGGAHPVLGCLVTILAIIQPLGALFRCGPDHHMRYVFNWLHMLNALVMKVLAVAAIFTGLLMFDRSEDQALVKVMGGFVGWEAALYLSYELYSRCRQPGFDIDGPKAQTLPLSLLVVFFLGNLAFLVTLLVGISEG, encoded by the exons ATGGACCGCGGCCGCGTCCGAGAACCCCAAAGACATCGAGTTCCGGTGCTGTTTACATTTATAGTTCTGTT TGCCACCTTTGTGGAGAGCTATTCCAGGTTTTGGGTGAGCGTGAGGAGTCCCATACTGATCCACAGCGGGGCGTCCCCCAACATCACGCCCACCGCCGAGGTCACCACGGCCTCCGTCTCCTCTGGATCCTCTACTCCGTCCACG CTGAGCATCTCTAGCGCTGGATGCGGCCGTACCAAAGTCTGCTTCAGCGAGCCCCTGAACTGCGACCCGGCTGTGGACCCGGGGTGCCACTTCATGTCGGCCTCGGTCAGCGGTCTTAAGGCTGAGGCGGAGGCTGAGGCCCACTTTGAGCTGAAGAGTCGTGGCCCAGGATACATCTCCTTTGGCTTCTCTCAGGACCAGAATATG GGAAATGATGACATCTATATCTGTGGCCTGGACGCGCGGGGCCTGGTCCGGGTGCAGCATGCCTATTCAACGGGACGCCAGAAACCAAAGACCCTTGATCTG GGAAACGTGTCCAGGGTGCTGGGCTCCCTTCAGGACGGGGTGATCAGCTgctccttcacctccatcaATCCCATCTCCACTCAGGAGGGCCAGACTGGCTTTGACGCGCCTTACTACCTGTTGTTCGCCTACGGATCCTCCACCGATG GAGAGATCGGCTATCACAGCGGGCGGTTCAGCAGCAGTGAGAAGCTGACCATCTCAGAATATAAGCAGGTGGGCGCGGCCGGGTCACCTCAGAGCATCAGGGCACACG GGGCTCTCATGCTGATTGCGTGGATGACCACGGCGTCTCTGGGTATGATGGTGGCCAGATACCTCAAAGGTCTGGCCAAGTCACACAGTCCCTTCGGCAAAGCGGTCTGGTTTCTG GCCCATGTCTCTCTGATGAGCCTCACCGTGATACTTACCCTGATTGCCTTCATCGTGATCTTCTCCTATGTCAGGGGCTGGAGTGGA GGAGCGCATCCTGTCTTAGGATGCCTCGTTACCATCCTCGCAATCATCCAGCCACTAGGGGCTCTGTTCCGATGTGGACCAGATCATCACAT GCGATACGTGTTCAACTGGCTCCACATGCTCAACGCACTCGTTATGAAAGTCCTCGCAG TGGCGGCCATCTTCACCGGCCTGCTGATGTTCGACCGCTCTGAGGACCAGGCGCTGGTGAAGGTGATGGGGGGCTTCGTGGGCTGGGAGGCGGCCCTCTACCTGAGCTACGAGCTGTACAGCCGCTGCCGACAACCAG GATTTGACATTGATGGACCAAAAGCG CAAACCCTCCCCTTGAGCCTGCTGGTCGTGTTCTTCTTGGGGAACTTGGCCTTTCTGGTGACACTGCTGGTTGGAATATCAGAGGGCTGA
- the eif1b gene encoding eukaryotic translation initiation factor 1b, with amino-acid sequence MSAIQNLTSFDPFADATKGDDLVPSGTEDKIHIRIQQRNGRKTLTTVQGIGIDYDKKKLVKAFKKKFACNGTVIEHPEYGEVIQLQGDQRKNICTFLMEIGIVREDQLKVHGF; translated from the exons ATGTCCGCTATCCAGAATCTCACATCCTTTG ATCCCTTTGCTGATGCAACCAAGGGGGACGATCTAGTCCCTTCAGGGACCGAGGACAAGATCCACATCCGGATCCAACAGCGCAACGGACGCAAGACCCTGACCACGGTGCAAGGGATCGGGATCGACTACGACAAGAAGAAGCTGGTGAAGGCCTTCAAGAAG AAGTTCGCCTGTAATGGGACGGTGATTGAGCACCCAGAGTACGGCGAGGTCATCCAGCTGCAGGGAGACCAGAGGAAGAACATCTGCACCTTCCTGATGGAG atCGGAATCGTGCGTGAGGACCAGCTGAAGGTCCACGGCTTCTGA
- the LOC132452994 gene encoding neurogenic differentiation factor 6-A-like: MSLQEMVFLSVSAALDGSSVTPGLKASDMLTSALAERTLESTPTRGPDSPFRPSGAHCKVSTKSQPREPGGRPEWLGHTPGPGRDRQHDRVPDGAREAEEEEEEEEEEEEQEEEDGGQEGDGLPRRRGLRRRRVTQARWDRVRLRRIEANTRERNRMHGLNHALDALRRAVPCPSRTQKLSKIETLRLARNYIWALSEVLSAGKRPDLLAFVQTLCRGLSQPTASLVAGCLQLSARPSGPEPRVEAAFPGRATFDTVYTPYRFRHDAGTGPCASGGHEGGSGVSSAEGGGRPFPAYSAFCGLAATYQPFYERASPECSSPTCDGGALSPPLHYHGIFSLKHEGPSEPEGHSDPDGTRCRFGTCRRFGTCRCAAASGGAALRRCAAADAHVPYDVQLREQFLTAQDQLNIVQDQFYTAFQQ, translated from the exons ATGTCTCTCCAAGAGATGGTTTTCCTCTCAGTGTCGGCTGCTCTGGACGGATCTTCAGTGACTCCGGGACTTAAAGCGAG CGACATGTTGACCTCCGCTCTGGCCGAGAGGACCCTGGAGAGCACCCCAACCCGGGGGCCGGACAGCCCATTCCGCCCCTCTGGAGCGCACTGCAAGGTCAGCACCAAGTCCCAGCCCCGCGAGCCCGGGGGGAGACCGGAGTGGCTCGGCCACACGCCTGGCCCCGGGAGAGACCGGCAGCATGACCGGGTCCCAGACGGGGCGcgcgaggcggaggaggaggaggaggaggaggaggaggaggaggagcaggaggaggaggatggcggTCAGGAGGGGGACGGTCTCCCGCGCCGCAGGGGTCttcggaggaggagggtgacccAGGCCCGATGGGACCGCGTGAGGCTGCGGCGCATTGAGGCCAACACGCGCGAGCGGAACCGCATGCACGGGCTGAACCATGCGCTGGACGCGCTGCGCAGGGCGGTGCCGTGCCCCTCGAGGACCCAGAAGCTCTCCAAGATAGAGACGCTCCGCCTAGCCCGGAATTACATCTGGGCCCTGAGCGAGGTGCTGAGTGCTGGGAAGAGACCCGACCTGCTGGCCTTCGTCCAGACCCTGTGCAGAGGCCTCTCCCAGCCCACCGCCAGCCTGGTGGCCGGCTGCCTGCAGCTCAGCGCCCGGCCCTCTGGCCCCGAGCCCCGCGTGGAGGCCGCCTTCCCCGGGCGCGCTACGTTCGATACCGTCTATACGCCCTACCGCTTTCGCCATGATGCTGGCACGGGGCCCTGCGCCTCCGGCGGTCATGAGGGTGGCAGCGGCGTCAGCAGCGCGGAAGGAGGTGGCAGGCCGTTCCCTGCGTACTCCGCATTCTGCGGGCTGGCGGCGACCTACCAGCCTTTCTACGAGAGAGCGTCCCCCGAGTGCTCGAGTCCGACGTGCGACGGCGGCGCGCTCAGCCCCCCACTCCACTACCACGGGATATTCTCCCTGAAGCACGAGGGGCCCTCGGAACCGGAGGGGCACTCGGACCCGGACGGGACGCGCTGCCGCTTCGGGACGTGCCGCCGCTTCGGGACGTGCCGTTGCGCAGCGGCTTCTGGCGGTGCAGCTCTGCGCCGCTGCGCCGCAGCGGACGCCCACGTCCCGTACGACGTCCAGCTCCGAGAACAGTTCCTCACGGCGCAGGACCAGTTGAACATCGTGCAGGACCAGTTCTACACCGCCTTTCAACAGTAG
- the zgc:163022 gene encoding putative ferric-chelate reductase 1 isoform X1 — MARLGPLVRLGLLLCLLPGVRGYSSGMVAPACSNMVPSHTGSPQTGPSPFYVTSSNTTYQDGDTITVQLQSTAATPFKGFLLQAREVGGETPLGSFTVVGGAAQTLSCGLKSPNSAVSHTSSSDKNLISATWTAAASENPKDIEFRATFVESYSRFWVSVRSPILIHSGASPNITPTAEVTTASVSSGSSTPSTLSISSAGCGRTKVCFSEPLNCDPAVDPGCHFMSASVSGLKAEAEAEAHFELKSRGPGYISFGFSQDQNMGNDDIYICGLDARGLVRVQHAYSTGRQKPKTLDLGNVSRVLGSLQDGVISCSFTSINPISTQEGQTGFDAPYYLLFAYGSSTDGEIGYHSGRFSSSEKLTISEYKQVGAAGSPQSIRAHGALMLIAWMTTASLGMMVARYLKGLAKSHSPFGKAVWFLAHVSLMSLTVILTLIAFIVIFSYVRGWSGGAHPVLGCLVTILAIIQPLGALFRCGPDHHMRYVFNWLHMLNALVMKVLAVAAIFTGLLMFDRSEDQALVKVMGGFVGWEAALYLSYELYSRCRQPGFDIDGPKAQTLPLSLLVVFFLGNLAFLVTLLVGISEG, encoded by the exons ATGGCGCGTCTGGGTCCTCTGGTGCGCCTCGGCCTCCTTTTATGTCTACTGCCCGGGGTCCGGGGCTACAGCTCAGGGATGGTCGCTCCTGCGTGCAGCAATATGGTACCAAGTCACACGGGGTCTCCCCAAACCGGTCCGTCTCCCTTTTACGTTACCAGTAGCAACACAACTTATCAAGATGGCGACACGATCACAG TCCAGCTGCAGAGCACAGCTGCGACCCCGTTCAAGGGTTTCCTGTTACAGGCCCGAGAGGTGGGTGGGGAGACCCCCCTGGGGTCCTTCACGGTGGTGGGTGGAGCTGCTCAGACCCTCTCCTGTGGCTTGAAGTCACCT AACTCGGCAGTGTCTCACACCTCGTCATCAGATAAGAACCTCATCTCGGCCACATGGACCGCGGCCGCGTCCGAGAACCCCAAAGACATCGAGTTCCG TGCCACCTTTGTGGAGAGCTATTCCAGGTTTTGGGTGAGCGTGAGGAGTCCCATACTGATCCACAGCGGGGCGTCCCCCAACATCACGCCCACCGCCGAGGTCACCACGGCCTCCGTCTCCTCTGGATCCTCTACTCCGTCCACG CTGAGCATCTCTAGCGCTGGATGCGGCCGTACCAAAGTCTGCTTCAGCGAGCCCCTGAACTGCGACCCGGCTGTGGACCCGGGGTGCCACTTCATGTCGGCCTCGGTCAGCGGTCTTAAGGCTGAGGCGGAGGCTGAGGCCCACTTTGAGCTGAAGAGTCGTGGCCCAGGATACATCTCCTTTGGCTTCTCTCAGGACCAGAATATG GGAAATGATGACATCTATATCTGTGGCCTGGACGCGCGGGGCCTGGTCCGGGTGCAGCATGCCTATTCAACGGGACGCCAGAAACCAAAGACCCTTGATCTG GGAAACGTGTCCAGGGTGCTGGGCTCCCTTCAGGACGGGGTGATCAGCTgctccttcacctccatcaATCCCATCTCCACTCAGGAGGGCCAGACTGGCTTTGACGCGCCTTACTACCTGTTGTTCGCCTACGGATCCTCCACCGATG GAGAGATCGGCTATCACAGCGGGCGGTTCAGCAGCAGTGAGAAGCTGACCATCTCAGAATATAAGCAGGTGGGCGCGGCCGGGTCACCTCAGAGCATCAGGGCACACG GGGCTCTCATGCTGATTGCGTGGATGACCACGGCGTCTCTGGGTATGATGGTGGCCAGATACCTCAAAGGTCTGGCCAAGTCACACAGTCCCTTCGGCAAAGCGGTCTGGTTTCTG GCCCATGTCTCTCTGATGAGCCTCACCGTGATACTTACCCTGATTGCCTTCATCGTGATCTTCTCCTATGTCAGGGGCTGGAGTGGA GGAGCGCATCCTGTCTTAGGATGCCTCGTTACCATCCTCGCAATCATCCAGCCACTAGGGGCTCTGTTCCGATGTGGACCAGATCATCACAT GCGATACGTGTTCAACTGGCTCCACATGCTCAACGCACTCGTTATGAAAGTCCTCGCAG TGGCGGCCATCTTCACCGGCCTGCTGATGTTCGACCGCTCTGAGGACCAGGCGCTGGTGAAGGTGATGGGGGGCTTCGTGGGCTGGGAGGCGGCCCTCTACCTGAGCTACGAGCTGTACAGCCGCTGCCGACAACCAG GATTTGACATTGATGGACCAAAAGCG CAAACCCTCCCCTTGAGCCTGCTGGTCGTGTTCTTCTTGGGGAACTTGGCCTTTCTGGTGACACTGCTGGTTGGAATATCAGAGGGCTGA